Within Legionella birminghamensis, the genomic segment GACGCGTGTCAGTAGCCACTGCTGTCAAACGGGGGACAATTCGAGACAATGTTCCATTTTTTGCTGTGGAACTGCTGGCTATAATGGTTTTACCGCCTTCTGAATAGTGAACCCCCCGAATAAAGTCAAGTTGGCCGCCGACGCCCGAAAATTGATGACCTATAAATTCCGCGTTCACTTGACCGCTGAAATCTATTTCAATAAAGGCGTTAACAGACGTCATCATATTATTATTGCCAATAATCATAGGTTCATTTACGTAGGACACGGGCAGACAAACCATTGAGGGGTTGTTATTAATAAACTTATAGAGTGCCTTATCTCCAATCGCAAAAGTAAACACATTGACGTAAGGATTAAGCGTTTTGTTTGTATTGGTAACAATGCCTTGTTGAATCAAATCGACCATGCCTGCTGTAAGCACTTCAGTGTGTATACCCAGATTCTTATGACTGGTTAATTGTTCACACACCGCATTGGGCACTCCGCCTATTCCCATTTGAATGGTAGCCCCATCGGGTATCAAAGCAGTAATGTGTTGTCCAATTGTTTTATCTAAATCGCTAGCAGGCTTTGAAGGCTCTTCAATAAGGGGTACTGTATTTTCAACAATAGCATCCACCTCACTCACATGCACTAACGTGGAACCTGCTGTTCTCGGCATATTTTCATTAACTTCCACAATCAGTTTATCTGCATAACGAGCCAATTCGATAGCGTAGTCTCCATTAGTCCCTAAATTAAAGAAACCAAATTCATCCATTGGTGCAACGGTGACTATAAACGCATCCAGTTTGGTAATGGATTTGATGGTGCCAGGGTAGCGGCTAAAGCTCACTGGGACAAAGTTTATGTACTTTTTTCCTATTGAGTAACCGCGCTGAGCTAATAAGACTTCTCCCTTAGACATCATTGAGGAATAAGGCTTAATGATATGAAGTACATCTTCGTGAAAAATAGTATCTAAAGCAACATCGCCACAGCGCAGGTAATACACTTTTAATTCTTTAAGATCACCTGCTCTGGCTCGTTGTGCTAAAGCATGGCATAAGGCGGGCGGAGTTGCCACACGCATCCCCATCGAAATAACAGCGGTTTGAGGAATTAAATTAACCGCCTTTTCAGCCGGGCAAAGCCGCTGCTGATATAGTTTATCAAAGTCCATGTCCAGTCCTTAGTTCGCTCTATGCTTAGAAACATACAGTAAATCAGTACACTTATTCTCTCAAGTTTTATTAGTAGAATATTTAAGATTAGTATGGCCTTAAGCCATTGCGGTTGAAATGAATTCAGACCATTATCCTGTTAACCCATGAGCTGTCTCCTAAATAACTGGGAGACAGGATTCAAGCAATCACTGAGAGGATTAAACGAGAAGGAGAAAGTCCTATGTTAGTGTAAGCCTTCAGTAGTTTTATGCCGTGAATATAGATGACAATTCAACAAAAATGAGTGGTTGCGCTCCTAGATGTTGATAATACTTTGATGTTTGGCCAACCCCCAAATGTTGAATATAACGATAATTTAATTGATACGTTACTTGAAAATGGAGTTAAAGATATTTATTTATTTAGCTCAATGAGTTTAAGACAACATACTGTGGAAGAGAGAAAAGCATTAACCAAGTATTTAGAATCAAAGGGTTTGACTGTACATGGCACTATTTGTGCAGCTGATTTACTATGAAATAAAGATAAAGAATTACTCAAAACTTTTTATCAAGCGTTATGCGAAACAACAACGGAGGAAGCCATTTATGATCTTCTAGATCAAGAGCGTTTTGTGCCTTTGACCCACTTCAATGATGCTGTGCCTTGTAAGGCGTTTGCAGATGTCAGTGCAGGAATTGACGGTTGGAGTAATGAAGAGGCTGAGATTT encodes:
- a CDS encoding acetyl-CoA hydrolase/transferase family protein; the encoded protein is MDFDKLYQQRLCPAEKAVNLIPQTAVISMGMRVATPPALCHALAQRARAGDLKELKVYYLRCGDVALDTIFHEDVLHIIKPYSSMMSKGEVLLAQRGYSIGKKYINFVPVSFSRYPGTIKSITKLDAFIVTVAPMDEFGFFNLGTNGDYAIELARYADKLIVEVNENMPRTAGSTLVHVSEVDAIVENTVPLIEEPSKPASDLDKTIGQHITALIPDGATIQMGIGGVPNAVCEQLTSHKNLGIHTEVLTAGMVDLIQQGIVTNTNKTLNPYVNVFTFAIGDKALYKFINNNPSMVCLPVSYVNEPMIIGNNNMMTSVNAFIEIDFSGQVNAEFIGHQFSGVGGQLDFIRGVHYSEGGKTIIASSSTAKNGTLSRIVPRLTAVATDTRLDIDYVVTEYGVAQLKGRSTTERTHALIKIAHPSFRDELQHQAKQQGFI